A genomic segment from Aegilops tauschii subsp. strangulata cultivar AL8/78 chromosome 1, Aet v6.0, whole genome shotgun sequence encodes:
- the LOC109750488 gene encoding protein MEI2-like 3: protein MVIASGVIDRGHLSSFGGPPPDSTSSSFFSEDLVPTERQVGFWKSESMVDQRGSKPAFASPLEKIHPTGANPEGSLEQTGGQVFKGLDALRLSKAMGQGNASSSPSVSWGDMLTTPGSRFGLSARDAAIAGTASGNSRIMAIGVCGQSADTLSFICEGDEALGSMEEVEAQTIGDLLPTDDDLISGVIDGFELSGLSINQDDADEDIFGTGGGMELENDDSISIKGARNLEGSSKCHFPGEHHINKCPSRTLFVTNINTNILDSDLRVLFQQYGDVHKLYTCKEHGYVTVSYYDIRAAQNAMRALHGKPLGLVKLDVQFCIPKGTASDKDISKGVLVVSNIEPSVSNDDLLQALTVYGDVKEICRASTSCNKKLVEFYDVRAAEAALYDLNKGAISGPKIKAEVSNPGGTIFGLRQQYPREWKLDGSPRQPRNSPPGTIGGPRSHESSTLHNLFSPVSPQLDRSTHGIASSGPQKLSSPIRIEPTRQYNNQAAISELGGSLGQGNFGHGMQMFHPHSLPESQNGICNISKSMTSSGRSAGFRVDGVDYSHLQKVGSGSLHGHSFDQNNEAFGPAGVGSFPLNGHHYSWNNSNAFPQSPSSPMLWSNVQHPGHMHGYPGVVPPHTLNNGAYPMDQHHMGSAPNNGGSFRNARSVHPGSLGSVGFPGSPQMYPSDVPVFAPARGSYRETMFSPVGAGFPSLQQMCNAMNRRNPMVQVSASYDATNERMRNRRHDGNAVQPENKRLFELDIERIAKREDPRTTLMIKNIPNKYNCKLLLGVIDENHRGTYDFVYLPIDFKNKCNVGYAFINMTDPQHIIPFYKTFNGKRWEKFNSEKVATLAYARIQGRNELVSHFRNSSLMNEDKWCRPILFHKDGPNAGEQEPFPVGNNIRPRSGRNRPLHSADTRGDASLSTSPNQENSSRRANAAEGDDSIFAH from the exons GGAGCAAGCCAGCTTTTGCTTCTCCACTTGAGAAGATCCATCCGACGGGGGCGAATCCTGAAGGCAGTCTGGAACAGACAGGAGgccaagtcttcaagggcctggATGCCCTTCGCCTCAGCAAAGCGATGGGGCAAGGAAATGCTTCAAGTTCGCCGTCGGTATCCTGGGGCGATATGCTCACGACCCCTGGATCTAGATTTGGCTTGTCTGCTAGAGATGCGGCTATTGCTGGAACAGCTAGTGGCAACT CGAGAATAATGGCCATTGGTGTTTGTGGCCAGTCTGCTGATACACTTAGCTTCATCTGTGAGGGAGATGAAGCCCTAGGGTCCATGGAGGAAGTTGAAGCTCAAACTATTGGAGATCTTCTACCAACCGATGATGATTTGATATCGGGCGTTATCGATGGCTTTGAACTCTCTGGCCTGTCTATCAACCAGGATGACGCCGATGAAGATATATTTGGCACTGGAGGAGGGATGGAGCTTGAGAATGATGATTCCATTTCCATTAAAGGCGCAAGAAATCTGGAAGGATCCTCAAAGTGCCATTTTCCTGGGGAGCACCACATCAACAAATGCCCTTCCAGAACTCTTTTTGTCACAAACATCAACACCAACATTCTTGATTCTGATCTAAGAGTTCTATTTCAG CAATATGGGGACGTACATAAGCTTTACACCTGCAAGGAACATGGGTATGTAACAGTGTCTTACTATGACATACGAGCTGCCCAAAACGCAATGAGAGCACTCCATGGCAAGCCTCTGGGGCTGGTGAAGCTTGATGTGCAATTTTGCATTCCTAAG GGAACTGCTTCAGATAAGGATATCAGCAAGGGAGTTTTGGTGGTGTCTAACATCGAACCTTCTGTTTCCAATGATGATCTTCTCCAAGCACTTACTGTTTATGGTGATGTGAAGGAG ATTTGCAGGGCTTCTACAAGCTGCAATAAGAAACTCGTAGAGTTCTACGATGTCAGAGCAGCAGAAGCAGCACTATATGACCTTAATAAGGGTGCTATCTCAGGCCCAAAAATCAAGGCTGAAGTTAGCAATCCTGGAGGGACAATTTTTGG CTTGAGACAACAGTATCCGAGAGAGTGGAAGCTTGATGGTTCCCCTCGCCAGCCTAGAAACTCTCCACCTGGGACCATTG GAGGCCCTAGAAGTCATGAGAGCAGCACCCTGCATAATTTATTTTCTCCGGTTAGTCCGCAATTGGATAGATCAACCCATGGCATCGCTTCAAGTGGCCCTCAGAAGCTGTCGTCGCCTATCAGAATTGAACCTACACGCCAGTACAATAATCAAGCTGCTATTAGTGAACTTGGCGGATCGCTTGGTCAAGGCAACTTTGGGCATGGAATGCAGATGTTCCACCCACACTCACTGCCGGAGTCTCAAAATGGTATTTGTAACATCTCCAAGTCCATGACATCAAGTGGCAGGAGTGCTGGCTTCAGAGTGGATGGAGTGGATTACAGTCATCTCCAGAAAGTGGGTTCTGGTAGCCTTCATGGTCATTCCTTTGATCAAAATAATGAAG CATTTGGGCCTGCTGGAGTTGGAAGTTTTCCCCTCAATGGACACCACTACAGTTGGAATAACTCAAATGCTTTTCCTCAAAGTCCCTCCTCTCCAATGCTGTGGTCGAATGTGCAGCACCCAGGGCACATGCATGGTTATCCTGGTGTTGTGCCACCTCACACACTGAATAATGGTGCTTATCCTATGGATCAGCACCACATGGGTTCAGCTCCAAACAATGGAGGCAGTTTCAGAAACGCGCGCTCTGTTCATCCAGGGTCTCTTGGGAGTGTAGGGTTTCCTGGTAGCCCTCAGATGTATCCATCAGATGTCCCTGTCTTCGCACCTGCCAGGGGAAGTTACAGGGAGACCATGTTCTCCCCAGTTGGCGCTGGATTCCCATCGCTGCAACAAATGTGCAATGCAATGAACAGAAGGAACCCTATGGTCCAGGTTTCCGCTTCCTATGATGCTACAAATGAGCGGATGAGGAACCGCAGACATGATGGAAACGCTGTCCAGCCAGAAAATAAAAGGCTATTTGAGCTTGACATTGAACGCATAGCAAAGCGTGAAGACCCACGCACCACGCTGATGATCAAAAACATTCCTAACAA GTACAACTGTAAACTGCTTCTGGGCGTCATTGATGAGAATCACCGTGGAACCTATGATTTCGTCTACCTTCCGATTGACTTCAAG AACAAATGCAACGTGGGCTATGCTTTCATCAACATGACCGATCCGCAGCACATAATTCCCTTTTACAAG ACATTTAATGGCAAGAGATGGGAAAAATTCAACAGCGAGAAGGTGGCAACACTCGCGTATGCTAGAATCCAGGGCAGGAATGAATTGGTTTCTCATTTTCGGAATTCTAGCCTGATGAATGAAGACAAATGGTGCCGCCCTATACTCTTCCACAAGGATGGTCCGAACGCAGGGGAGCAG GAACCTTTCCCTGTGGGGAACAACATCCGGCCTAGGTCCGGGAGGAACAGGCCGCTCCACAGCGCGGACACCAGAGGAGACGCGAGCCTGTCGACCTCGCCTAACCAGGAGAACTCCAGCCGCAGGGCTAACGCGGCCGAGGGCGATGACTCGATCTTCGCTCACTAA